A genomic window from Candidatus Tumulicola sp. includes:
- a CDS encoding SpoIID/LytB domain-containing protein: MWTRREFVVSAGAAWAFASLVDPSAASAAGEVAGRSIRVKLFSGSSIARLEVSGLVPLSIAVGADRLSAANAVFDAVAATLTLDGRQAPINDPVVLIASPAPFAVTSYTAGGQPLLRRYNGSLTVAMQAGAITVINYVDVDSYVASTLASEISPGWHTESIRAQAIAARTYAIRAAAHASARAYDLTDDTSSQVYRGLDGIAPTFSSAVAATSGQVLVAGAAPADVFYSSACGGHTAGSVELTGRAGPSYLNGVADDDAGGRAYCSAAPYFAWKNSIARDAMARALGVPADRLVGVDVSERWPGGRVKRLRVSRTDAADSDYDGRRFYVNVAEALGYKVLPSSMFDIVRDGEAFAVTGHGLGHGVGMCQWGARGRADAGMPAAAILAAYFPGTRIA, encoded by the coding sequence GTGTGGACTCGTCGCGAGTTCGTGGTGAGCGCGGGCGCGGCTTGGGCATTTGCGTCGCTTGTCGATCCGTCCGCAGCGAGCGCTGCCGGCGAAGTCGCAGGGCGCTCCATCCGAGTCAAACTCTTTTCCGGATCGTCGATCGCGCGGCTCGAGGTCAGCGGTCTCGTACCGCTTTCCATCGCGGTCGGCGCCGACCGGTTGTCCGCGGCCAACGCTGTCTTCGACGCTGTGGCCGCCACTCTCACGCTCGACGGCCGGCAAGCACCGATCAACGACCCCGTCGTATTGATCGCATCGCCTGCCCCATTCGCGGTGACGAGCTACACCGCGGGCGGCCAGCCATTGCTGCGGCGCTACAACGGCTCGCTGACGGTCGCCATGCAAGCCGGAGCGATCACTGTCATCAATTATGTCGACGTCGATTCATACGTCGCTTCGACGCTGGCGTCAGAAATCAGTCCGGGCTGGCATACGGAGTCCATCAGGGCGCAAGCGATCGCCGCACGGACGTATGCGATTCGCGCGGCCGCGCACGCTTCGGCGCGCGCGTACGACCTTACCGACGACACCTCGAGCCAAGTGTATCGCGGGCTCGACGGGATCGCTCCGACATTTTCCAGCGCCGTGGCGGCTACTTCGGGCCAAGTGCTGGTCGCCGGAGCTGCGCCGGCTGATGTTTTCTACAGTTCGGCTTGCGGCGGCCATACGGCCGGCAGCGTCGAGCTGACGGGCCGCGCAGGTCCGTCATACCTCAACGGCGTGGCGGACGACGACGCCGGCGGACGCGCGTATTGCTCCGCAGCACCGTACTTCGCCTGGAAGAACAGCATCGCGCGTGACGCGATGGCACGCGCGCTTGGGGTTCCCGCCGATCGGCTCGTGGGCGTGGACGTCTCAGAACGCTGGCCCGGCGGACGCGTGAAACGGCTGCGCGTTTCCCGGACTGATGCAGCGGACTCGGACTACGATGGCAGGCGCTTCTACGTCAACGTCGCCGAAGCGCTGGGCTATAAGGTGCTGCCGAGCAGCATGTTCGACATCGTTCGAGACGGTGAGGCGTTTGCGGTGACGGGGCATGGGCTCGGTCACGGCGTCGGGATGTGCCAGTGGGGCGCGCGCGGCCGCGCCGACGCAGGCATGCCGGCGGCGGCGATCCTGGCTGCGTATTTCCCAGGAACGCGGATAGCCTGA